The Epinephelus lanceolatus isolate andai-2023 chromosome 21, ASM4190304v1, whole genome shotgun sequence genome has a segment encoding these proteins:
- the plekha4 gene encoding uncharacterized protein plekha4 isoform X2, protein MELEAVSRRPQLVRMDDQDRVSQASSVATISYFPVMKESDGKVQTFGKRCQAAKRDPNCPVVIRGWLNKKDSSGLKLWKRRWFVLSNFCLFYYKDSREESVLGSIPLPSYKILFCTPRECKNRKFTFKVVHQGMRSYFFSADTQEDMLGWVRALSQSAAMETNSSLNRRCSSYQDFTQIGGSSESVDFPKPPSDGEGPSQRHKHVSRTLSEPSHLAGGRMGTSRSEQRGRRSVRQRNSRTPSPSDYNGRRACGPHQEEDSGQNTPPTQTEMGSLTSRGQMGSRPHTPVGRVDIRPQDDSGMVPQTLYYAPASPNLEFKSTPTTPVTERWQNLSKPTPTYGSVHHISSGRRPLGKSYSSGAHADLLPPLPPSSRAAHAPHHPHHHHHHHHHHHRSNLSVCVLPPAMPPKPDPREAPPIRPLESDADAVLTRLCGCDKLLQSLSVELAQLQMDKDSCQCALEVSRLQLEEWKNQGPRAQEDALTQKALLQEELVTIRARMCDVSLEMERVWSQYERMESELMVIRSHLQHICHFGLPQDQSQAQRELWMMEDILAGLRINRDHFRFLLGLQRHHLFQPTSPHPGSPGSPTERPHSGMDVEQEPPLRPPLPQELQECYQSRDQGHGWTESPYEGIYSHAVDPVQRRGNSQSDLLNVKAPKDTFESGSKLIPPDTTNQSTKMKMSEEEQIERIKRNQERMTNRKKPPIPTPGQSSETKEEAPFPLRVTRVVTAVLPSSLVARRVSVEDPPPELENPLPEQIPPEMQQRLAEQNKKMLNKPPRRLLLEGPDQNQDQPIKRTNRQQHQGVLRSPKRVSQSESSRSEPTETPRNRGQDQAGVGNRSESLDVRMDERPSALLTSDMEPELCLTPEQREAKLRRVERIRERVIRSAVRQRATTQDQLPIRGEGQEVHQVPLDTARKHRMNTAHESHGGYGSCDNIRGSAELQLSSGTSQDEEERNGQAKKSESQVKLGNKTQHKDHNGRKGVAKTKIKRPASPYHVSTMTVYQKDGGTGFTSSKDEEEEKLDEHEGDDGEFSSSDLRAKWFLSTSQWQGFIPLQIHGVDSCNEEISDVENQPACSDDLTDSNEMSSAVSESLEKMKENHSLFYKIACDISISDTDITKNDGGSNAQTTSRPEDELLITEPVPDEATRDGGGSSHQESKNLSLHLQSDVNENSLSINNELQDSTQEKAGLGTPESPAKLEIPQKECEDTLRQDSQLEIRETVHGAPAQDSGPASDPTMDEKTRGKQSAAKESEERKVDQVRAEKLKKCRSLSENSKETGQEGGHNHSITSSSSAHEGRSLIRSASFGKARVTVLRTSL, encoded by the exons ATGGAGCTTGAAGCAGTCAGCAGGCGGCCACAATTAGTCAG AATGGATGACCAGGACAGAGTGAGCCAAGCATCCAGCGTGGCTACTATTTCCTACTTTCCTGTCATGAAG GAAAGCGATGGAAAGGTGCAAACATTTGGGAAAAGATGTCAGGCTGCCAAGAGAGACCCCAACTGTCCTGTGGTCATCAGAGGATGGCTCAACAAAAAA GACAGCTCTGGTTTGAAGCTGTGGAAGAGGCGGTGGTTTGTCCTCTCCAACTTCTGTCTGTTTTACTATAAAG ACAGTAGAGAAGAATCTGTGCTGGGCAGCATCCCACTGCCGAGCTACAAGATCCTGTTCTGCACGCCACGAGAATGCAAGAACAGAAAGTTTACCTTCAAG GTGGTGCACCAAGGGATGCGCTCCTATTTCTTCAGTGCTGACACTCAGGAGGACATGCTGGGTTGGGTCCGAGCCCTCAGTCAGTCTGCTGCGATGGAGACAAACAGCTCCCTGAACAG GCGTTGCTCAAGCTATCAGGATTTCACACAGATAGGTGGCAGCAGTGAATCGGTGGACTTCCCTAAACCCCCCTCTGATGGAGAGGGTCCCTCCCAGAGACACAAGCACGTCAGCAGGACTTTGAGCGAACCGAGTCATCTTGCTGGTGGGAGGATGGGGACGTCGCGCTCAGAGCAGAGGGGGAGGCGGAGTGTGCGTCAGAgaaacagcag AACACCCAGCCCTTCGGATTATAATGGAAGAAGAGCTTGTGGTCCACACCAAGAGGAAGACTCTGGTCAAAACACACcacccacacagacagaaatgggTTCTCTGACCTCGAGAGGTCAGATGGGGTCACGACCTCACACACCAGTGGGAAGGGTGGACATCCGACCTCAGGATGATTCGGGCATGGTGCCACAAACCCTGTACTACGCACCGGCCTCACCTAACCTGGAGTTCAAATCCACTCCAACAACTCCAGTCACAGAAAGATGGCAGAATCTAAGCAAG CCCACACCTACATATGGGTCTGTCCATCATATCTCAAGTGGGAGACGACCCTTAGGAAAG AGCTACTCCTCAGGCGCACATGCAGACTTACTGCCCCCTTTGCCCCCGTCATCGAGAGCCGCACATGCTCCCCACcacccacaccaccaccaccaccaccatcatcaccatcaccgcAGCAATTTATCTGTTTGTGTGCTACCGCCAGCTATG CCCCCAAAGCCTGACCCGAGGGAAGCCCCACCAATCAGGCCTCTTGAAAGTGATGCAGAT GCTGTGTTGACAAGGTTGTGTGGGTGTGACAAGCTGCTCCAGTCTCTGTCTGTCGAACTGGCCCAGCTACAAATGGATAAA GACAGCTGCCAGTGTGCATTAGAGGTGTCCAGACTGCAGCTGGAGGAGTGGAAAAACCAGGGGCCCAGGGCCCAGGAAGACGCACTGACCCAGAAGGCTTTGCTTCAGGAAGAGCTGGTCACAATCCGTGCCAGGATGTGTGATGTGTCACTG GAAATGGAGAGGGTGTGGAGTCAGTATGAGAGAATGGAGAGTGAACTGATGGTTATCCGTTCACATCTTCAGCACATCTGCCACTTTGGACTGCCACAG GACCAGTCTCAGGCCCAGAGAGAGCTGTGGATGATGGAGGACATCCTGGCTGGACTTAGGATCAACAGGGATCACTTCCGCTTCCTGCTGGGACTACAGAGGCACCACT TGTTCCAGCCGACGTCTCCACATCCTGGATCCCCTGGCTCACCCACAGAGAGGCCACATAGTGGAATG GATGTGGAACAAGAGCCACCACTCCGCCCACCGTTACCCCAGGAGCTACAGGAATGTTACCAGAGCAGGGATCAGGGCCACGGCTGGACAGAATCGCCATATGAG GGAATCTACAGCCACGCTGTTGATCCTGTGCAGAGAAGAGGAAACAGCCAGTCTGACCTCCTTAATGTGAAAGCACCGAAAGACACATTTG AATCTGGTTCAAAGTTGATCCCACCAGATACAACAAACCAATCAACCAAG ATGAAGATGAGTGAAGAGGAGCAGATCGAGCGGATAAAGAGGAATCAGGAGAGGATGACTAATAGAAAGAAACCCCCCATACCCACTCCAGGTCAAAGTTCAGAGACAAAAGAGGAG GCACCCTTTCCTCTAAGGGTGACACGAGTTGTTACAGCCGTACTGCCGTCCTCTCTCGTGGCCAGACGGGTCTCTGTTGAGGATCCCCCACCCGAGCTCGAGAACCCACTGCCCGAGCAGATCCCGCCTGAGATGCAGCAAAGATTGGCCGAgcagaataaaaaaatgttgaacaaGCCACCCAGGCGTCTGCTGCTGGAGGGCCCTGATCAAAACCAGGATCAGCCCATTAAAAGGACAAACAGGCAGCAGCATCAGGGAGTGCTGAGGTCCCCCAAGAGGGTGTCACAGTCAGAATCAAGCAGAAGCGAACCCACAGAGACCCCAAGAAATCGAGGTCAAGACCAAGCAGGGGTAGGAAACAGAAGTGAGAGCTTGGATGTCAGG ATGGATGAACGACCCTCTGCCCTCCTGACCTCTGACATGGAACCTGAACTCTGCCTGACCCCTGAGCAGCGCGAGGCCAAACTCCGACGTGTGGAACGAATACGGGAGAGAGTCATAAGAAG CGCAGTCAGACAGAGAGCTACTACACAAGATCAGCTACCAATCAGAGGGGAggggcaggaagttcatcaggTGCCCCTTGACACAGCTAGAAAACACAGGATGAACACAG CCCATGAATCCCACGGTGGCTATGGAAGCTGTGATAACATCAGAGGTTCTGCAGAACTTCAGCTTTCAAGTGGCACATCCCAGGATGAAGAGGAAAGAAACGGACAGGCGAAAAAATCTGAAAGTCAGGTCAAACTTgggaacaaaacacaacacaaagatcACAATGGAAGAAAAGGGGTTGCTAAGACTAAAATCAAACGTCCGGCTTCACCCTATCACGTCTCGACCATGACCGTCTACCAGAAAGATGGAGGCACGGGATTTACAAGTTCcaaggatgaagaggaggaaaagcTTGATGAGCATGAAGGTGATGATGGAGAGTTTTCATCCTCCGATCTGAGAGCCAAGTGGTTCCTCTCCACCAGCCAGTGGCAAGGGTTCATACCTTTGCAGATCCATGGCGTAGACTCGTGCAACGAGGAGATATCGGACGTTGAGAACCAGCCAGCATGCAGTGACGACCTCACTGATTCAAACGAAATGTCATCTGCAGTCAGTGAGAGTTTagagaaaatgaaagagaaCCATTCACTCTTCTATAAAATCGCATGTGACATCAGTATTTCAGACACAGATATAACAAAGAACGATGGGGGTTCAAACGCTCAAACAACATCCAGGCCTGAAGATGAACTGCTGATCACAGAACCTGTGCCTGATGAAGCAACTCGTGATGGTGGGGGATCTTCTCACCAAGAGAGCAAGAATCTCAGCCTACATTTGCAGTCAGATGTTAATGAAAACAGCCTCTCAATTAATAATGAACTCCAAGATTCAACCCAGGAAAAAGCAGGGTTGGGTACCCCAGAAAGTCCAGCAAAATTGGAGATCCCTCAAAAAGAATGTGAAGACACCCTAAGGCAAGACAGCCAGTTGGAAATTAGAGAAACTGTCCATGGAGCCCCTGCTCAGGACTCAGGACCTGCTTCTGATCCGACCATGGATGAAAAgacaagaggaaaacaaagtgCAGCGAAAGAATCGGAAGAAAGAAAGGTGGACCAAGTGAGAGCTGAGAAGCTGAAGAAATGTCGTAGTTTAAGTGAGAACAGCAAAGAGACGGGCCAAGAAGGAGGCCACAACCACTCCATCACTTCCTCCAGCTCTGCACACGAGGGAAGGAGTTTGATTCGGAGTGCCTCTTTCGGGAAGGCACGAGTTACTGTATTAAGGACAAGTTTGTAA
- the plekha4 gene encoding uncharacterized protein plekha4 isoform X1 — protein sequence MELEAVSRRPQLVRMDDQDRVSQASSVATISYFPVMKESDGKVQTFGKRCQAAKRDPNCPVVIRGWLNKKDSSGLKLWKRRWFVLSNFCLFYYKDSREESVLGSIPLPSYKILFCTPRECKNRKFTFKVVHQGMRSYFFSADTQEDMLGWVRALSQSAAMETNSSLNRRCSSYQDFTQIGGSSESVDFPKPPSDGEGPSQRHKHVSRTLSEPSHLAGGRMGTSRSEQRGRRSVRQRNSRTPSPSDYNGRRACGPHQEEDSGQNTPPTQTEMGSLTSRGQMGSRPHTPVGRVDIRPQDDSGMVPQTLYYAPASPNLEFKSTPTTPVTERWQNLSKPTPTYGSVHHISSGRRPLGKSYSSGAHADLLPPLPPSSRAAHAPHHPHHHHHHHHHHHRSNLSVCVLPPAMPPKPDPREAPPIRPLESDADAVLTRLCGCDKLLQSLSVELAQLQMDKDSCQCALEVSRLQLEEWKNQGPRAQEDALTQKALLQEELVTIRARMCDVSLEMERVWSQYERMESELMVIRSHLQHICHFGLPQDQSQAQRELWMMEDILAGLRINRDHFRFLLGLQRHHLFQPTSPHPGSPGSPTERPHSGMDVEQEPPLRPPLPQELQECYQSRDQGHGWTESPYEGIYSHAVDPVQRRGNSQSDLLNVKAPKDTFESGSKLIPPDTTNQSTKKMKMSEEEQIERIKRNQERMTNRKKPPIPTPGQSSETKEEAPFPLRVTRVVTAVLPSSLVARRVSVEDPPPELENPLPEQIPPEMQQRLAEQNKKMLNKPPRRLLLEGPDQNQDQPIKRTNRQQHQGVLRSPKRVSQSESSRSEPTETPRNRGQDQAGVGNRSESLDVRMDERPSALLTSDMEPELCLTPEQREAKLRRVERIRERVIRSAVRQRATTQDQLPIRGEGQEVHQVPLDTARKHRMNTAHESHGGYGSCDNIRGSAELQLSSGTSQDEEERNGQAKKSESQVKLGNKTQHKDHNGRKGVAKTKIKRPASPYHVSTMTVYQKDGGTGFTSSKDEEEEKLDEHEGDDGEFSSSDLRAKWFLSTSQWQGFIPLQIHGVDSCNEEISDVENQPACSDDLTDSNEMSSAVSESLEKMKENHSLFYKIACDISISDTDITKNDGGSNAQTTSRPEDELLITEPVPDEATRDGGGSSHQESKNLSLHLQSDVNENSLSINNELQDSTQEKAGLGTPESPAKLEIPQKECEDTLRQDSQLEIRETVHGAPAQDSGPASDPTMDEKTRGKQSAAKESEERKVDQVRAEKLKKCRSLSENSKETGQEGGHNHSITSSSSAHEGRSLIRSASFGKARVTVLRTSL from the exons ATGGAGCTTGAAGCAGTCAGCAGGCGGCCACAATTAGTCAG AATGGATGACCAGGACAGAGTGAGCCAAGCATCCAGCGTGGCTACTATTTCCTACTTTCCTGTCATGAAG GAAAGCGATGGAAAGGTGCAAACATTTGGGAAAAGATGTCAGGCTGCCAAGAGAGACCCCAACTGTCCTGTGGTCATCAGAGGATGGCTCAACAAAAAA GACAGCTCTGGTTTGAAGCTGTGGAAGAGGCGGTGGTTTGTCCTCTCCAACTTCTGTCTGTTTTACTATAAAG ACAGTAGAGAAGAATCTGTGCTGGGCAGCATCCCACTGCCGAGCTACAAGATCCTGTTCTGCACGCCACGAGAATGCAAGAACAGAAAGTTTACCTTCAAG GTGGTGCACCAAGGGATGCGCTCCTATTTCTTCAGTGCTGACACTCAGGAGGACATGCTGGGTTGGGTCCGAGCCCTCAGTCAGTCTGCTGCGATGGAGACAAACAGCTCCCTGAACAG GCGTTGCTCAAGCTATCAGGATTTCACACAGATAGGTGGCAGCAGTGAATCGGTGGACTTCCCTAAACCCCCCTCTGATGGAGAGGGTCCCTCCCAGAGACACAAGCACGTCAGCAGGACTTTGAGCGAACCGAGTCATCTTGCTGGTGGGAGGATGGGGACGTCGCGCTCAGAGCAGAGGGGGAGGCGGAGTGTGCGTCAGAgaaacagcag AACACCCAGCCCTTCGGATTATAATGGAAGAAGAGCTTGTGGTCCACACCAAGAGGAAGACTCTGGTCAAAACACACcacccacacagacagaaatgggTTCTCTGACCTCGAGAGGTCAGATGGGGTCACGACCTCACACACCAGTGGGAAGGGTGGACATCCGACCTCAGGATGATTCGGGCATGGTGCCACAAACCCTGTACTACGCACCGGCCTCACCTAACCTGGAGTTCAAATCCACTCCAACAACTCCAGTCACAGAAAGATGGCAGAATCTAAGCAAG CCCACACCTACATATGGGTCTGTCCATCATATCTCAAGTGGGAGACGACCCTTAGGAAAG AGCTACTCCTCAGGCGCACATGCAGACTTACTGCCCCCTTTGCCCCCGTCATCGAGAGCCGCACATGCTCCCCACcacccacaccaccaccaccaccaccatcatcaccatcaccgcAGCAATTTATCTGTTTGTGTGCTACCGCCAGCTATG CCCCCAAAGCCTGACCCGAGGGAAGCCCCACCAATCAGGCCTCTTGAAAGTGATGCAGAT GCTGTGTTGACAAGGTTGTGTGGGTGTGACAAGCTGCTCCAGTCTCTGTCTGTCGAACTGGCCCAGCTACAAATGGATAAA GACAGCTGCCAGTGTGCATTAGAGGTGTCCAGACTGCAGCTGGAGGAGTGGAAAAACCAGGGGCCCAGGGCCCAGGAAGACGCACTGACCCAGAAGGCTTTGCTTCAGGAAGAGCTGGTCACAATCCGTGCCAGGATGTGTGATGTGTCACTG GAAATGGAGAGGGTGTGGAGTCAGTATGAGAGAATGGAGAGTGAACTGATGGTTATCCGTTCACATCTTCAGCACATCTGCCACTTTGGACTGCCACAG GACCAGTCTCAGGCCCAGAGAGAGCTGTGGATGATGGAGGACATCCTGGCTGGACTTAGGATCAACAGGGATCACTTCCGCTTCCTGCTGGGACTACAGAGGCACCACT TGTTCCAGCCGACGTCTCCACATCCTGGATCCCCTGGCTCACCCACAGAGAGGCCACATAGTGGAATG GATGTGGAACAAGAGCCACCACTCCGCCCACCGTTACCCCAGGAGCTACAGGAATGTTACCAGAGCAGGGATCAGGGCCACGGCTGGACAGAATCGCCATATGAG GGAATCTACAGCCACGCTGTTGATCCTGTGCAGAGAAGAGGAAACAGCCAGTCTGACCTCCTTAATGTGAAAGCACCGAAAGACACATTTG AATCTGGTTCAAAGTTGATCCCACCAGATACAACAAACCAATCAACCAAG AAGATGAAGATGAGTGAAGAGGAGCAGATCGAGCGGATAAAGAGGAATCAGGAGAGGATGACTAATAGAAAGAAACCCCCCATACCCACTCCAGGTCAAAGTTCAGAGACAAAAGAGGAG GCACCCTTTCCTCTAAGGGTGACACGAGTTGTTACAGCCGTACTGCCGTCCTCTCTCGTGGCCAGACGGGTCTCTGTTGAGGATCCCCCACCCGAGCTCGAGAACCCACTGCCCGAGCAGATCCCGCCTGAGATGCAGCAAAGATTGGCCGAgcagaataaaaaaatgttgaacaaGCCACCCAGGCGTCTGCTGCTGGAGGGCCCTGATCAAAACCAGGATCAGCCCATTAAAAGGACAAACAGGCAGCAGCATCAGGGAGTGCTGAGGTCCCCCAAGAGGGTGTCACAGTCAGAATCAAGCAGAAGCGAACCCACAGAGACCCCAAGAAATCGAGGTCAAGACCAAGCAGGGGTAGGAAACAGAAGTGAGAGCTTGGATGTCAGG ATGGATGAACGACCCTCTGCCCTCCTGACCTCTGACATGGAACCTGAACTCTGCCTGACCCCTGAGCAGCGCGAGGCCAAACTCCGACGTGTGGAACGAATACGGGAGAGAGTCATAAGAAG CGCAGTCAGACAGAGAGCTACTACACAAGATCAGCTACCAATCAGAGGGGAggggcaggaagttcatcaggTGCCCCTTGACACAGCTAGAAAACACAGGATGAACACAG CCCATGAATCCCACGGTGGCTATGGAAGCTGTGATAACATCAGAGGTTCTGCAGAACTTCAGCTTTCAAGTGGCACATCCCAGGATGAAGAGGAAAGAAACGGACAGGCGAAAAAATCTGAAAGTCAGGTCAAACTTgggaacaaaacacaacacaaagatcACAATGGAAGAAAAGGGGTTGCTAAGACTAAAATCAAACGTCCGGCTTCACCCTATCACGTCTCGACCATGACCGTCTACCAGAAAGATGGAGGCACGGGATTTACAAGTTCcaaggatgaagaggaggaaaagcTTGATGAGCATGAAGGTGATGATGGAGAGTTTTCATCCTCCGATCTGAGAGCCAAGTGGTTCCTCTCCACCAGCCAGTGGCAAGGGTTCATACCTTTGCAGATCCATGGCGTAGACTCGTGCAACGAGGAGATATCGGACGTTGAGAACCAGCCAGCATGCAGTGACGACCTCACTGATTCAAACGAAATGTCATCTGCAGTCAGTGAGAGTTTagagaaaatgaaagagaaCCATTCACTCTTCTATAAAATCGCATGTGACATCAGTATTTCAGACACAGATATAACAAAGAACGATGGGGGTTCAAACGCTCAAACAACATCCAGGCCTGAAGATGAACTGCTGATCACAGAACCTGTGCCTGATGAAGCAACTCGTGATGGTGGGGGATCTTCTCACCAAGAGAGCAAGAATCTCAGCCTACATTTGCAGTCAGATGTTAATGAAAACAGCCTCTCAATTAATAATGAACTCCAAGATTCAACCCAGGAAAAAGCAGGGTTGGGTACCCCAGAAAGTCCAGCAAAATTGGAGATCCCTCAAAAAGAATGTGAAGACACCCTAAGGCAAGACAGCCAGTTGGAAATTAGAGAAACTGTCCATGGAGCCCCTGCTCAGGACTCAGGACCTGCTTCTGATCCGACCATGGATGAAAAgacaagaggaaaacaaagtgCAGCGAAAGAATCGGAAGAAAGAAAGGTGGACCAAGTGAGAGCTGAGAAGCTGAAGAAATGTCGTAGTTTAAGTGAGAACAGCAAAGAGACGGGCCAAGAAGGAGGCCACAACCACTCCATCACTTCCTCCAGCTCTGCACACGAGGGAAGGAGTTTGATTCGGAGTGCCTCTTTCGGGAAGGCACGAGTTACTGTATTAAGGACAAGTTTGTAA